The following proteins come from a genomic window of Dermacentor albipictus isolate Rhodes 1998 colony chromosome 8, USDA_Dalb.pri_finalv2, whole genome shotgun sequence:
- the LOC135910317 gene encoding uncharacterized protein, with product MGPLSVDAVSLFAEVVSRSATLRSLRLPSTYCDCFATTWRPPVQLPDPKAAQCMQPWLAALRRPNLPLSKLCIDLRGFGEAECDGFFGAVAEADALKSVVVLSLPEIERPDRVCATIKERGLSDRVDIKWPCMRNTRWLQQCPQIGSVTIRVGHWWKDGDFALQRVISALEALGGCSHVTSLRVYLYRFDCRAISALAACVRAPSALTEVYIDLSGVFGDLPKEYRGAQEELVRALASNLKLVRVKVKGVLLSDDDFKWLAHGASKSLSLTEFAMTPGCLIIARRGKASGAVNSCSMHGAEASTGVSIEKNIALADILETTRRNASAVLAAAQFVLGQEDGLEGASSIELMHDHPRLLEMVSEGADVTKADAKKMISSALLRVGLLSLDEFMRITGVVQETAECLADPGARRQLSDLNFDCWLHVRRFLKISDVLQPRTDICENCGQSPSAEESFQACS from the exons atggggcctttgag CGTGGACGCGGTCAGCCTCTTCGCCGAAGTGGTCTCTCGGAGCGCCACACTCCGCAGTCTGAGGTTACCTTCGACGTACTGCGACTGCTTTGCCACAACCTGGAGGCCTCCTGTCCAGCTCCCAGATCCCAAAGCCGCGCAATGCATGCAGCCCTGGCTCGCAGCCCTGCGGAGACCGAACTTGCCGCTCAGCAAGCTCTGCATCGACTTGCGGGGCTTCGGCGAAGCTGAGTGCGACGGCTTCTTCGGCGCAGTTGCGGAAGCGGACGCTCTGAAGTCGGTGGTCGTTCTCTCCTTGCCCGAAATCGAGCGGCCGGACAGGGTCTGCGCCACCATCAAGGAGCGAGGACTGAGCGACCGAGTGGACATCAAGTGGCCTTGCATGCGCAACACAAGATGGCTGCAGCAATGCCCGCAAATCGGCAGCGTAACCATCAGAGTGGGCCATTGGTGGAAGGATGGAGATTTCGCATTGCAGCGAGTTATCTCAGCTCTAGAAGCGCTCGGTGGCTGTTCTCACGTAACCTCGCTCCGGGTTTACTTGTATCGTTTCGATTGCAGAGCAATCTCGGCCTTGGCGGCATGCGTAAGAGCTCCGTCCGCGCTAACTGAGGTCTATATAGACCTCTCTGGCGTTTTTGGCGATCTGCCAAAAGAGTATCGTGGTGCGCAGGAGGAACTGGTGAGAGCGTTGGCCTCCAACCTCAAACTCGTCAGAGTCAAGGTCAAGGGAGTACTCCTGTCCGACGACGACTTCAAGTGGCTCGCGCACGGTGCTAGCAAGAGTCTAAGCCTCACAGAATTCGCCATGACTCCCGGCTGTTTGATAATTGCCCGTCGTGGTAAAGCGTCTGGAGCAGTGAACAGCTGTTCGATGCACGGGGCCGAGGCCTCGACGGGAGTATCCATCGAGAAGAACATCGCACTGGCCGACATTTTG GAAACGACCAGGCGGAATGCCTCCGCCGTCTTGGCCGCAGCTCAGTTCGTGTTAGGCCAGGAAGATGGCCTCGAAGGCGCTAGCTCTATCGAGCTGATGCACGACCATCCTCGCCTGCTCGAAATGGTGAGCGAAGGCGCTGACGTCACCAAGGCCGACGCCAAGAAGATGATCAGCAGCGCCCTGCTTCGTGTTGGCCTCTTGAGCCTCGATGAGTTTATGAGAATTACCGGTGTCGTCCAGGAGACGGCGGAGTGCCTTGCAGATCCTGGTGCCAGGCGTCAGCTCTCTGACTTGAACTTCGACTGCTGGCTACACGTCCGCCGTTTCCTGAAGATATCGGACGTTCTGCAGCCTCGAACCGATATATGTGAAAACT GTGGGCAGTCACCGTCTGCAGAGGAGAGCTTTCAAGCATGTTCATAG